DNA sequence from the Methanofollis formosanus genome:
GGAACTCGAGGCCTATGAGGAGGCGGCACACGAAGAACTCACGGCGATCCGGGACGAGGCGATGGAGCGATATGCCATCGACTCGGTGGATATCGTCCACCGGATCGGCAGGCTCGAGGTCGGCGAGACGATCCTGGTCATCGTCGTCGGCGCCGGGCACCGGAAAGAGGCGTTTCCCGCCTGTGAGTACGTCATCGACCGGCTCAAGCAGACGGTGCCGATCTGGAAGAAAGAGTACAGGGCCGGCGACGAAACGTGGGTGGCCGGCGAGGCGGGAAGCAGGAAAGAATGAGAATCGTCTCCTCAT
Encoded proteins:
- a CDS encoding molybdenum cofactor biosynthesis protein MoaE, with the protein product MITISHDEIDAGALIRAAQRPEMGALVTFVGTVRDDDGLEAMELEAYEEAAHEELTAIRDEAMERYAIDSVDIVHRIGRLEVGETILVIVVGAGHRKEAFPACEYVIDRLKQTVPIWKKEYRAGDETWVAGEAGSRKE